The following proteins are encoded in a genomic region of Gimesia algae:
- a CDS encoding cation diffusion facilitator family transporter, which yields MAQSNSRFAVIAALIGNAVITVVKGATFLITGSGAMLSETIHSVADFLNQVLLLIGLVRADQAPDKRFEYGYAGERYVWALISAVGIFFLGCGVTIYHGVQSLFHPPELILGEMKWAIAALLFALVIDGIVFFLALKGEWKNAAREGRPFHQYLRKEADPAAVAVILEDGAACVGVIIALIAIMLTQITGHHYWDAIGSIGIGVLLGGIAVWLIIRNQELLVGPSIPPQTREQVVRILKNNPLVEDVIDLRSRILSIDNYRIKADLSFNSRELFKRLKKKTLAAYPEIKSEQDFELFCQNYTEDVLTMLADEIDKIEAEIQRQIPEAQHLDLEAN from the coding sequence ATGGCGCAAAGCAACTCCCGGTTCGCAGTGATTGCGGCCTTGATCGGAAATGCCGTAATCACCGTTGTTAAGGGAGCAACATTTCTGATCACCGGTTCCGGCGCCATGCTGTCAGAAACGATTCACTCAGTCGCTGACTTTTTGAATCAGGTACTGTTGCTGATTGGCCTGGTCCGCGCTGATCAGGCACCTGATAAACGATTTGAATACGGTTATGCAGGTGAGCGGTATGTGTGGGCACTCATTTCAGCTGTCGGTATTTTCTTTCTGGGTTGTGGCGTTACCATTTATCATGGTGTGCAGTCCCTGTTCCATCCACCCGAACTGATTTTGGGAGAAATGAAATGGGCTATTGCCGCCCTACTCTTTGCCCTGGTGATTGATGGCATCGTCTTTTTCCTGGCACTGAAAGGGGAATGGAAGAATGCAGCCCGGGAAGGTCGGCCGTTCCATCAATATCTGCGCAAAGAAGCAGACCCGGCTGCGGTCGCTGTCATCCTTGAAGACGGTGCCGCCTGTGTGGGTGTGATCATCGCATTAATCGCGATCATGCTGACCCAGATCACAGGGCATCATTACTGGGATGCCATTGGTTCCATTGGTATTGGTGTGCTGCTGGGGGGCATCGCAGTCTGGTTGATCATTCGCAATCAGGAGTTGCTGGTCGGGCCCAGTATTCCTCCCCAAACCCGAGAACAGGTCGTACGTATCCTGAAAAATAATCCATTAGTAGAAGATGTCATCGATCTCCGCTCACGCATTCTTTCCATTGATAATTATCGTATCAAAGCAGATCTCAGCTTTAATTCCCGGGAACTGTTTAAACGCCTTAAGAAAAAAACATTGGCCGCATATCCCGAAATTAAAAGCGAACAGGATTTCGAATTGTTTTGTCAGAACTATACTGAAGATGTTTTGACGATGCTGGCGGATGAAATTGATAAAATTGAAGCGGAAATCCAGCGTCAGATTCCCGAAGCGCAACATCTGGACCTGGAAGCGAACTGA
- a CDS encoding MMPL family transporter, which produces MDNLSPDNQERSFLSETLAAMTQFVITHSKFSLAFALIVSIGCVLLTVFRLEFKTDRADLIDPTAAFHKKWINYTESFGSSSDLVCVVEADSPESIKSVLRILGQRIEKHPELFENPLYQINPGDLPSKGLQYLTPRQLQAGLNRLDEYGPIYRNGRWDLTQVDLLYDRLRYQIQSRSASYRGADTDQYLEPLFQHAAILSSSMSRFLADQNDFRSPWPSIVPVNERMRERSREVIYLLNENGTMGFLKVFPVHQEDGFDGATKAIEKMRGIIGEVVAENPEAKISLTGIPVLENDEMRKSKADMINASIISCFGVGLLLFIGFRGFRHPLLTLTMLAAGMAWAFGYTTLTIGHLNILSISFAVILIGLGIDFGIHYLAKYIELRHRGEDLEPALLMTSRTVGTGIVTAAITTALAFYCAGLTPFLGIAELGFIGGGGILLCAVATFIVLPALLSRADKDVEVKQMPTPFQGKWLQKMIIRFPRSVAIVSLAIVAFCASQMVHKTDDGWSSKVVYDYNLLNLQASGLESVEIQKRIFNDAQNSLLFAVSVADSPEEARELRKKFEALPAVHHVEELASRVPAHSSQETNLLVQSYRAQLTHLPREVPQVNRLNPSTIGRKLEQFYVLLSRYNHPTAQTTARMLDQFLNRFESMTLTQQSRFLDEFQYRTTASLLGQFQALRGASDSTPVRFSDLPRSLTSRFVSAEGKWLIQVYPRDHIWEIEPLEEFVKEVRSVDPDVTGTPLQNYEAAQQIKLSYKTASIYALAVICIVLLIDYLSRSHAAMALLPSVILAVCTWFILFNRGTPISVEAAIGMFLIMSFGVSFVLDRSSVCHALLTMLPPVVGGIVMFGILAMTSIDLNPANLIVLPLILGIGVDDGVHVVHDFRMRKGPYKTSPSTINAIVMTSLTSMIGFGSMMVATHRGLYSVGLVLVIGVACCLFISLVTLPALLTWISNRQEATDSIIMDDEDDTQRNRKKKRQNQERMEAAA; this is translated from the coding sequence GTGGATAATCTCTCCCCCGACAATCAGGAACGATCTTTCCTCAGCGAGACTCTGGCTGCGATGACACAGTTTGTGATCACGCATTCCAAATTCAGTCTGGCCTTTGCGCTGATCGTCTCGATTGGCTGTGTACTGCTGACGGTATTCCGCCTCGAATTCAAAACAGATCGCGCTGATTTAATCGACCCGACGGCCGCCTTTCATAAGAAATGGATCAACTACACCGAAAGCTTCGGCAGTTCGTCTGACCTCGTGTGTGTGGTCGAAGCAGATTCACCTGAATCCATTAAATCTGTATTACGAATACTGGGTCAGCGCATTGAAAAGCATCCGGAGCTGTTCGAAAATCCGTTGTATCAGATTAATCCGGGCGACTTACCCTCGAAAGGGCTTCAGTATTTAACGCCACGTCAGTTACAGGCGGGTTTGAATCGACTTGATGAATATGGGCCGATCTACCGCAATGGACGTTGGGATCTGACTCAGGTCGATCTGCTCTATGATCGCCTGCGTTATCAGATTCAGTCACGCTCAGCAAGTTATCGTGGTGCTGACACAGATCAATACCTGGAACCTCTGTTTCAGCATGCCGCCATACTATCCAGCAGCATGTCACGGTTTTTGGCTGATCAGAACGATTTCCGGTCTCCATGGCCTTCCATTGTTCCCGTGAATGAACGCATGCGTGAACGCTCTCGTGAAGTGATCTACCTGCTCAATGAAAACGGTACGATGGGCTTCCTCAAAGTATTTCCCGTTCATCAGGAAGATGGTTTTGACGGTGCCACCAAAGCCATTGAAAAGATGCGTGGTATTATTGGTGAAGTGGTCGCTGAAAATCCGGAAGCCAAAATCAGCTTGACCGGAATCCCGGTTCTTGAGAATGACGAGATGCGTAAGTCCAAAGCGGACATGATCAACGCTTCGATCATTTCCTGCTTTGGGGTGGGGCTGTTATTGTTTATCGGATTTCGTGGTTTTCGTCATCCCTTACTGACGCTCACCATGCTGGCTGCCGGGATGGCGTGGGCCTTTGGTTATACCACTCTGACGATTGGCCACCTGAATATTCTCTCGATCTCGTTTGCGGTCATATTGATTGGTCTCGGTATCGATTTTGGAATCCATTATCTGGCAAAATATATTGAACTGCGGCATCGGGGGGAAGACCTCGAGCCAGCACTACTGATGACATCCCGGACGGTAGGCACGGGGATCGTGACTGCTGCGATCACAACTGCGCTCGCGTTTTATTGTGCCGGTTTAACACCATTCCTCGGGATCGCAGAACTTGGCTTTATTGGCGGCGGCGGAATCCTGTTGTGTGCGGTTGCCACATTCATTGTTTTGCCCGCACTGCTTTCACGGGCAGATAAGGACGTGGAAGTCAAACAGATGCCGACCCCTTTTCAGGGCAAATGGCTGCAGAAAATGATCATTCGCTTCCCGCGGTCCGTCGCAATCGTATCTCTGGCGATCGTCGCGTTCTGTGCCAGCCAGATGGTACACAAGACCGATGACGGCTGGAGTTCCAAAGTCGTTTACGATTACAACCTGCTGAACCTGCAGGCTTCTGGACTGGAATCGGTAGAGATTCAGAAACGTATCTTTAATGATGCCCAGAATTCACTGTTATTCGCGGTCTCGGTGGCTGACAGCCCTGAAGAAGCCCGAGAGCTGCGTAAGAAATTCGAAGCCCTGCCTGCCGTTCATCATGTTGAAGAACTCGCTTCACGTGTCCCCGCTCATTCCTCACAGGAAACCAATCTGCTCGTGCAGTCCTATCGCGCACAACTGACACACTTACCTCGTGAAGTCCCGCAGGTGAATCGACTGAATCCCTCGACGATTGGACGCAAGCTGGAACAGTTTTATGTTCTGTTGTCTCGTTATAACCATCCCACAGCCCAGACGACTGCCCGGATGCTCGATCAGTTTCTCAATCGTTTTGAATCGATGACTCTGACTCAGCAGTCCCGCTTTCTGGATGAATTCCAGTATCGAACAACGGCTTCCCTGCTGGGACAGTTCCAGGCTTTACGGGGGGCCTCAGATTCGACCCCGGTCCGTTTTTCTGACCTTCCCCGTTCCTTAACTTCACGTTTTGTCAGTGCAGAAGGAAAATGGTTGATTCAGGTTTATCCCCGTGATCATATCTGGGAGATCGAACCTCTGGAAGAATTTGTGAAAGAGGTCCGTTCGGTTGATCCCGATGTGACAGGTACCCCTTTACAGAATTACGAAGCAGCCCAGCAGATCAAACTGAGTTACAAGACCGCTTCCATTTATGCGTTGGCTGTGATTTGTATTGTGTTGTTAATCGATTATTTGAGCCGCAGCCATGCAGCGATGGCATTGCTCCCCTCGGTGATTCTGGCGGTCTGTACCTGGTTTATTCTGTTCAATCGGGGGACTCCGATCAGCGTCGAAGCAGCGATCGGCATGTTTCTGATCATGAGTTTTGGAGTCTCCTTTGTTTTAGATCGCAGTAGTGTCTGTCATGCATTACTCACCATGCTGCCGCCTGTCGTTGGGGGGATTGTCATGTTTGGAATTCTGGCGATGACTTCGATCGATCTGAATCCTGCTAATCTGATTGTGTTGCCCTTAATATTAGGGATTGGCGTCGATGACGGTGTGCACGTGGTGCATGATTTCCGTATGAGAAAAGGCCCCTATAAGACTTCTCCCAGCACCATCAATGCGATTGTGATGACTTCCCTGACCTCCATGATTGGCTTCGGCAGCATGATGGTTGCCACGCATCGTGGTCTCTATAGCGTGGGGCTGGTCCTGGTCATTGGTGTTGCCTGCTGCCTGTTTATCTCACTGGTGACTTTACCGGCACTCTTGACCTGGATCTCTAATCGTCAGGAAGCTACTGATTCCATCATCATGGATGACGAAGACGACACCCAGCGGAATCGCAAGAAGAAGCGACAAAATCAGGAACGAATGGAAGCCGCTGCCTGA
- a CDS encoding c-type cytochrome domain-containing protein, whose amino-acid sequence MKYLLSNEWHKLTRCSLIAAGMVSIALFSTPVLAEEKKEDVKKKPKITFDEHIKPIFRAKCFACHNTDKKASGLDLTNYTGLMQGGAAGESVEPGDAEGSYLYMLVTHESEPFMPPKADKLPANELALIQEWISSGAPENAGSKVTIKKPKFDFALKGASSGKPDGPPPMPPRLSLEPIVHTSLSTTVTALATNPWSPLAAVAGQKQILLYNTKTLELLGVLPFPEGVPHVLKFSRNGSLLLAGGGHAAASGRVVVWDVKTGKRLFEVGDELDTVLCADISSDQRFIALGSPSKVIRVYSTSNGELAYEIRKHTDWMTGLSFSPDSVLLCSGDRNGGAFVWEAASGNEYLTLKGHKGGITGITWRSDSNLVATSSEDQSVKLWEVQNGTNIKSWNAHGGGTSSVEFARDGRLVTCGRDRVTKVWDQAGKQLKALPAFGDIAVSVTICDETNRVIASDWTGKVKVWNAADGKEVGALSANPVPLSSRLTAATAGVQTSQANHQKLLAAAQADQAAVAKINADIAATQKQQTDLQNGLNGLNANLAAAQKALAAAQAGATNSTNQIKAIDTPLPAIKEAHAKADAISKQVAGDKELAEAAAKLKAAVDKREAAKAAEQKTLAAHQAAVKDNQAKIAQYTPQIKQTTDALNTAKAKVVALQKTLKPATDKATASQNAANAAATALAAAQNEVKRWQAEIEFSKQLNNAQASTAK is encoded by the coding sequence ATGAAATACTTACTTTCTAATGAATGGCACAAGCTTACCAGATGCAGTCTGATTGCTGCCGGTATGGTTTCGATCGCGCTATTTTCTACTCCGGTTTTAGCCGAAGAGAAAAAAGAGGATGTCAAGAAAAAACCGAAGATCACTTTTGATGAGCATATCAAACCGATCTTTCGGGCCAAATGTTTTGCCTGCCACAATACAGACAAAAAAGCCTCCGGTCTGGATCTGACCAACTATACAGGTCTGATGCAGGGGGGAGCTGCTGGAGAATCTGTCGAACCCGGTGATGCAGAAGGCAGCTATCTGTATATGCTGGTCACACATGAATCTGAACCCTTCATGCCTCCGAAAGCAGACAAATTGCCTGCAAATGAACTTGCACTCATCCAGGAATGGATCAGTTCCGGTGCTCCCGAAAATGCGGGCAGTAAAGTAACCATCAAAAAACCGAAATTCGATTTCGCGCTGAAAGGTGCCTCTTCCGGCAAACCGGATGGACCACCGCCGATGCCACCCCGTTTGAGCCTGGAACCTATCGTCCATACGAGTCTCTCGACCACTGTTACTGCACTCGCGACCAATCCCTGGTCACCATTAGCTGCCGTCGCAGGTCAGAAGCAGATTCTGCTCTATAACACAAAAACTCTCGAACTTCTGGGGGTATTGCCTTTTCCAGAAGGTGTCCCGCATGTGCTGAAATTCAGCCGTAACGGCAGTCTCTTGCTGGCAGGTGGCGGGCATGCTGCTGCCAGTGGTCGTGTTGTTGTCTGGGACGTAAAAACCGGCAAACGTCTGTTTGAAGTAGGTGATGAACTCGACACTGTTCTGTGTGCAGACATCAGTTCCGATCAGAGATTCATCGCATTGGGTAGCCCGAGTAAAGTCATTCGCGTGTACTCAACCAGTAATGGCGAACTCGCCTATGAAATCCGTAAACATACGGACTGGATGACTGGCCTGTCTTTCAGCCCCGATTCCGTTCTGCTCTGTTCCGGAGATCGTAACGGCGGCGCCTTTGTCTGGGAAGCTGCCTCTGGCAATGAATATCTGACACTGAAAGGCCATAAAGGGGGCATCACAGGAATCACGTGGCGTTCCGATTCAAACCTGGTGGCAACCAGTAGTGAAGACCAGTCTGTGAAACTCTGGGAAGTGCAAAACGGTACGAATATCAAATCCTGGAATGCCCATGGCGGCGGAACTTCGAGTGTCGAATTCGCCCGCGATGGCCGCCTGGTAACCTGTGGTCGTGACCGTGTCACCAAGGTCTGGGATCAGGCAGGAAAACAGCTGAAGGCACTCCCTGCTTTTGGAGATATTGCAGTCAGTGTGACGATTTGTGATGAAACTAATCGTGTGATTGCCAGCGACTGGACCGGCAAGGTTAAAGTCTGGAATGCTGCCGACGGGAAAGAAGTCGGTGCGCTCTCAGCCAATCCAGTACCTCTGTCATCGCGTTTGACCGCAGCGACTGCTGGCGTTCAGACCAGCCAGGCCAATCATCAGAAACTGCTGGCCGCTGCTCAGGCAGATCAGGCAGCGGTCGCTAAAATCAACGCTGATATCGCAGCCACACAGAAACAGCAGACTGATCTGCAAAACGGTTTAAATGGTTTGAATGCAAATCTGGCAGCTGCTCAAAAAGCTCTGGCAGCAGCTCAGGCAGGCGCAACAAATTCCACAAACCAGATCAAAGCGATTGATACTCCGCTCCCCGCGATTAAAGAAGCCCATGCGAAAGCAGATGCGATCAGCAAACAGGTTGCGGGAGATAAAGAACTGGCAGAAGCGGCTGCAAAACTGAAAGCTGCCGTTGATAAACGCGAAGCTGCTAAAGCCGCAGAACAGAAAACTCTGGCAGCCCATCAAGCCGCGGTCAAAGACAATCAGGCAAAGATTGCTCAATACACGCCGCAAATCAAGCAGACGACGGATGCATTGAACACCGCCAAAGCCAAAGTCGTAGCGCTTCAGAAGACACTCAAACCAGCGACCGATAAAGCAACGGCTTCACAAAATGCCGCCAATGCCGCTGCAACAGCTTTAGCGGCTGCTCAGAATGAAGTCAAACGCTGGCAGGCTGAAATTGAATTCTCCAAACAACTCAATAATGCCCAGGCCAGTACAGCCAAATAA
- the mnmA gene encoding tRNA 2-thiouridine(34) synthase MnmA, giving the protein MSQRVVLAMSGGVDSSAAAHLLLEQGYEVIGLFMRSGATEETACATEDKQSLPVLNLKAHKQGCCSASDAADARRVADMLDIPFHALNFKDAFGRIKDYFADEYLAGRTPNPCVMCNNWLKFGKLWDFAEQVGASYISTGHYAQLTSVPGETQPALMRGLDRSKDQSYVLFGINRELLDKIIFPVGGFVKPEIREMAGEAGLRTANKPDSQEICFIPDNDYFGFLNRYRGPQETAGEMVDTSGNVVGQHTGYENYTIGQRKRLGVAFGTPRFVIKIEPETNRVVIGTRDELARNSLEANRSNWLIDDPGSEIRCQAQIRYQHKEADCLVEILDEDRFRVTFDDPEYGVAPGQAVVLYDADRVLGGGWIM; this is encoded by the coding sequence ATGTCTCAGCGTGTTGTCCTGGCAATGAGTGGTGGTGTGGACAGTTCCGCAGCCGCTCATTTATTACTGGAACAGGGTTATGAAGTCATCGGACTGTTCATGCGGTCCGGCGCGACTGAGGAAACGGCTTGCGCAACGGAAGACAAACAGAGCCTGCCTGTATTGAATCTCAAAGCGCACAAGCAGGGCTGCTGCTCGGCCAGTGACGCGGCAGATGCCCGTCGTGTGGCTGATATGCTGGATATCCCCTTTCATGCCTTGAATTTCAAGGATGCTTTCGGACGGATCAAAGATTACTTCGCCGATGAATACCTGGCGGGCCGTACTCCCAACCCTTGTGTGATGTGCAATAACTGGCTGAAATTCGGCAAGCTCTGGGATTTTGCAGAACAGGTAGGGGCCTCCTATATTTCCACGGGCCATTATGCTCAACTGACGTCCGTTCCCGGCGAAACCCAGCCAGCCCTGATGCGAGGCCTCGACCGATCGAAAGATCAGTCCTACGTGCTGTTCGGAATCAATCGTGAACTGCTCGATAAAATTATCTTTCCCGTGGGTGGATTCGTCAAACCGGAAATCCGTGAGATGGCCGGGGAAGCCGGGCTGCGCACGGCCAATAAACCAGACAGTCAGGAAATCTGTTTCATTCCCGATAACGACTACTTTGGCTTTCTAAATCGCTATCGGGGTCCGCAGGAAACCGCGGGTGAAATGGTTGATACCAGTGGTAATGTCGTAGGACAGCATACCGGCTATGAGAATTATACGATCGGTCAGCGCAAGCGTCTGGGCGTTGCCTTTGGTACGCCCCGCTTTGTGATCAAAATCGAACCGGAAACGAATCGCGTGGTGATCGGCACCCGGGATGAACTGGCACGCAACTCTCTGGAAGCGAACCGCTCCAACTGGTTGATTGATGACCCTGGCTCAGAAATTCGCTGTCAGGCACAAATACGTTATCAGCACAAAGAAGCGGATTGCTTAGTCGAAATTCTGGACGAGGATCGCTTCCGTGTCACCTTTGACGATCCGGAATACGGTGTGGCCCCCGGTCAGGCAGTGGTACTCTATGATGCAGACCGCGTACTGGGTGGCGGCTGGATCATGTAA
- a CDS encoding DUF1549 domain-containing protein produces the protein MWRHRLLTGSVLSLVIFASGLSLSAADEKTPAKPEPAKPAPAKPAEAKPAAPAKPAPKLVKLNVYPTDIQLTTSRDRQSVIAQAVFDNGLTHDVTSQIQLKAAQPGIVRVEKNMVYPDNDGETDVIASFGGVDVKLHSKVVQGKVDRPISFNLDVMPTFMRAGCNTGSCHGAARGKDGFRLSLFGFDPKGDYNRLTRELSGRRINLSLPHESLVLEKATGAVPHTGGKLYEKDSEHYNATLRWLQAGAPYDAGEIPTVTKVEIYPEGGVLDGKDTTQQVSVLAHYSDGTTRDVTTLAFFSSNNDNSATITKDGLITANNRGEAFIMARFDTHTVGSHFVVLPKGLDFEWPNVPEHNYVDTLIHNKLKKLRVIPSELCSDAEFLRRASLDICGIMPSIEEFNTFVADKDPKKREKLVDQLLNRKEFVEMWVMKWSELLQIRTVNNRISYKSALLYYNWLQERIATNVPIDKMVQELLGSTGGTFANAATNYYENERDTLKVSENVAQVFMGMRIQCAQCHNHPFDRWTMDDYYSFAAFFSQVGRKGSEDPRESIIYNRGSGEVRHAVDNRVMQPKFLGGAQPDTRGKDRRVVLSNWLASSENPYFAANLSNIVWAHFFGKGIINEVDDVRVSNPPVNPELLNELAKRFTDYNYDFKKLVRDICTSRTYQLSTQTNPSNERDLTNFSHAQPRRLRAEILLDCISQVTSAPNKFRGLPLGARAVQIADGNTSNYFLTTFGRAKRDTVCSCEVRMEPSLSQALHLLNGDTVNQKIVQGKFVESRLKAGKKPLEVIDEMYITCLSRKPTDKEYSSLVQVLDENKKDETNTLNDVFWSLLNSREFIFNH, from the coding sequence ATGTGGCGTCATCGACTATTAACTGGTAGTGTTCTCTCTCTGGTTATTTTTGCCAGCGGACTCTCTCTCTCTGCAGCAGATGAGAAAACGCCAGCAAAACCCGAGCCAGCAAAACCGGCTCCCGCGAAACCAGCGGAAGCCAAGCCAGCAGCCCCTGCAAAACCAGCACCGAAACTGGTGAAGCTAAATGTGTATCCCACGGATATTCAACTCACTACCAGTCGCGATCGGCAATCGGTGATTGCCCAGGCGGTTTTCGATAATGGCCTGACTCACGATGTAACCAGTCAGATCCAGTTAAAAGCAGCTCAGCCCGGTATCGTACGTGTTGAGAAAAACATGGTCTATCCGGACAACGACGGCGAAACCGATGTCATCGCCAGCTTCGGCGGTGTAGACGTCAAACTCCACTCGAAAGTCGTGCAAGGTAAAGTGGATCGTCCGATTAGTTTCAATCTGGACGTGATGCCGACATTCATGCGAGCGGGTTGTAATACAGGTAGCTGCCACGGTGCTGCCCGCGGAAAAGATGGATTCCGACTGTCTCTATTTGGCTTCGATCCCAAAGGTGATTATAACCGCCTGACTCGTGAACTGAGTGGGCGTCGGATCAATCTGAGCCTGCCTCACGAAAGTCTGGTACTTGAAAAAGCAACCGGCGCAGTCCCCCATACGGGTGGAAAACTGTATGAAAAAGATTCCGAGCACTACAACGCCACGCTCCGCTGGTTACAGGCAGGTGCCCCTTATGATGCCGGCGAAATTCCGACCGTCACAAAAGTGGAAATCTATCCTGAAGGTGGCGTACTGGATGGTAAAGATACTACTCAGCAGGTGTCAGTCCTGGCTCATTATTCGGATGGCACTACGCGAGATGTAACAACGCTGGCATTTTTCTCATCCAATAACGATAACTCGGCGACCATTACAAAAGACGGTCTGATCACCGCCAATAATCGTGGTGAAGCCTTCATCATGGCACGCTTTGATACTCACACAGTCGGGTCACATTTTGTCGTACTTCCCAAAGGACTGGATTTTGAATGGCCTAACGTTCCTGAGCATAACTATGTTGATACCCTCATTCACAACAAACTCAAAAAGCTACGTGTGATACCTTCCGAGCTCTGCTCTGATGCAGAATTCCTGCGTCGTGCCAGCCTGGATATTTGTGGCATCATGCCTTCGATTGAAGAGTTCAACACCTTCGTTGCCGACAAAGATCCCAAAAAACGGGAAAAGCTGGTCGACCAGTTGCTGAACCGAAAAGAGTTTGTGGAAATGTGGGTGATGAAATGGTCAGAGTTACTGCAGATTCGGACGGTTAATAACCGCATCAGTTACAAGTCGGCCCTGCTCTACTATAACTGGTTACAGGAACGCATCGCTACTAACGTTCCTATCGACAAAATGGTTCAGGAACTGCTGGGTTCCACTGGTGGTACCTTTGCGAATGCCGCAACCAACTATTATGAAAACGAACGGGACACACTCAAAGTATCTGAAAACGTGGCCCAGGTCTTCATGGGCATGCGGATTCAATGTGCTCAATGCCATAACCATCCCTTTGACCGCTGGACGATGGATGATTATTACAGCTTTGCTGCCTTCTTTTCTCAGGTCGGTCGTAAAGGAAGTGAAGATCCTCGTGAATCAATCATCTACAACCGCGGCAGCGGAGAAGTCCGGCACGCAGTAGATAACCGGGTCATGCAGCCTAAGTTTCTGGGTGGCGCCCAGCCTGATACGCGTGGTAAAGACCGTCGGGTCGTGTTGTCAAACTGGCTGGCATCTTCTGAGAATCCCTACTTTGCTGCTAATCTGAGTAACATTGTCTGGGCGCACTTCTTTGGGAAAGGGATTATCAACGAAGTGGATGATGTACGCGTCAGTAACCCACCGGTCAACCCGGAACTGCTGAACGAACTGGCGAAACGATTTACCGATTACAATTATGACTTCAAAAAGCTGGTGCGTGATATCTGCACTTCGCGGACTTATCAGCTATCGACACAGACTAACCCCTCCAACGAGCGTGATCTGACAAATTTCTCGCATGCACAACCTCGTCGTCTGCGAGCGGAAATTCTGCTGGACTGTATTTCACAGGTCACCAGTGCCCCGAATAAATTTCGTGGGTTGCCACTGGGTGCACGTGCTGTTCAGATCGCCGACGGGAACACATCAAACTACTTCCTGACAACCTTCGGTCGTGCAAAACGCGACACGGTCTGCTCCTGCGAAGTGCGGATGGAACCCAGCCTGTCACAAGCATTGCATCTGTTGAATGGGGATACCGTCAACCAGAAAATCGTCCAGGGTAAATTTGTAGAATCCCGCTTGAAAGCAGGTAAGAAGCCGCTGGAAGTTATTGATGAGATGTATATCACCTGCCTGAGCCGAAAACCGACGGATAAAGAATATTCCTCGCTCGTCCAGGTTCTGGATGAAAACAAGAAAGACGAAACGAATACTTTGAACGATGTATTCTGGTCTCTTTTGAACTCACGAGAATTCATCTTCAACCACTAG